Proteins encoded by one window of Metamycoplasma subdolum:
- a CDS encoding Fic family protein, protein MTEKFSIWLLNDDNLENLKEKYLTSFAFKGLEKTENNLNTNELQFLFEGKTILVSFDKLDYEEISQATVPSIVTLAFSHAKLLSDEPIDEDNQTKEKVQNLLLLRLNNFFSYIHNNDAYSKFTQFDVFYLVSYIIEGFIRNHLLINGNKRITFTLLLSLLLTFTNLNIKLDSNKKMTSSSIKYANEIIKFVELAHDKNNSDDILDNPVIEAILKFIFENFIINIDKI, encoded by the coding sequence ATGACCGAAAAATTTTCAATATGACTTTTAAATGATGATAACTTAGAAAATCTAAAAGAAAAGTATTTAACATCTTTTGCCTTCAAAGGATTAGAAAAAACTGAAAACAATTTAAATACAAATGAACTGCAATTTCTTTTTGAGGGCAAAACTATTTTAGTTAGTTTTGATAAGCTTGATTATGAAGAAATTTCACAAGCAACTGTGCCAAGCATTGTCACGCTTGCTTTTTCTCATGCAAAACTTTTATCAGATGAACCGATTGATGAAGACAATCAAACTAAAGAAAAAGTTCAAAATTTACTTCTTTTAAGACTCAATAACTTTTTCTCATATATTCATAATAATGATGCTTATAGCAAATTTACCCAATTTGATGTTTTTTATCTAGTATCTTATATTATTGAAGGTTTTATTAGAAATCATTTGTTAATAAACGGAAACAAAAGAATTACATTCACCCTTTTATTATCATTGCTTTTAACATTTACGAATTTAAATATTAAATTAGATTCAAATAAAAAAATGACAAGCTCAAGTATAAAATATGCAAATGAGATTATTAAATTTGTTGAATTAGCTCATGACAAAAATAATAGTGATGATATTTTAGATAATCCTGTAATTGAAGCGATATTAAAATTTATTTTTGAAAATTTTATAATAAATATAGATAAAATTTAG
- a CDS encoding gamma-glutamylcyclotransferase family protein: MEKQVGKVYVFSYGTLQDENFYKNIFSPETRKFKATLNGYAKCMDETNYFLIKKDIKSSVVGTVFEITSDELFAIDRWELFPQYSRFLETVYLEDEQDVLEEVYVYTKLEIGKYAIVPKEYLNSKDPRENETNLKSFLEIEKLSKDLPIFDGIFLFEASDEHFELIEKMSHPYFALIFTNNKIDEKSPISLILNTTAICIEDSGKKYIALTIFGRKDFATGVHYWSMFFDDEIKDNFEIKLTSLISQFKDVDKSWFSKDKLKYILTYTKNKEPKQKKLEIGIFQKAFNVQTNIFELDPFERFNRLLTIFFDYKKAKDF; the protein is encoded by the coding sequence ATGGAAAAACAAGTCGGCAAAGTTTATGTTTTCAGTTATGGTACTTTACAAGATGAAAACTTTTATAAAAACATCTTTTCACCCGAAACTAGAAAATTTAAAGCAACATTAAATGGATATGCAAAATGCATGGATGAAACAAATTATTTCTTAATAAAAAAAGATATCAAAAGTTCAGTTGTAGGAACAGTTTTTGAAATAACTAGTGATGAACTTTTTGCAATTGATAGATGAGAACTTTTTCCTCAATATTCACGCTTTTTAGAAACAGTTTATCTTGAAGACGAACAAGACGTGCTTGAGGAAGTTTATGTTTATACAAAGTTAGAAATCGGAAAATATGCCATTGTTCCAAAAGAGTATTTAAACTCAAAAGACCCAAGAGAAAATGAAACAAATTTAAAATCTTTTTTAGAAATTGAAAAACTTTCAAAAGACCTTCCAATTTTTGATGGCATCTTCTTATTTGAAGCAAGCGATGAACACTTTGAATTAATTGAAAAAATGTCTCATCCTTACTTTGCATTAATTTTTACTAATAACAAAATTGATGAAAAATCACCAATATCTTTAATATTAAATACAACCGCAATTTGCATTGAAGATTCAGGCAAAAAATACATCGCTTTAACAATATTTGGCAGAAAAGATTTTGCAACTGGTGTTCATTATTGATCAATGTTTTTTGATGATGAAATAAAAGATAATTTTGAAATTAAATTAACAAGTTTAATTTCTCAATTTAAAGATGTTGATAAAAGTTGATTTTCTAAAGATAAATTAAAATATATATTAACTTATACAAAAAATAAAGAGCCTAAACAAAAGAAGCTTGAAATTGGAATTTTTCAAAAAGCATTTAATGTACAAACTAATATTTTTGAACTTGATCCATTTGAACGTTTCAACCGACTTTTAACCATTTTCTTTGACTATAAAAAGGCAAAGGACTTTTAA
- a CDS encoding GIY-YIG nuclease family protein, translating to MNLTKQRIIDEVPEKPGVYFWKNKQGEILYIGKAVNLRKRMLQYFDPKMQNSFKTPSLKKLIYDFQIEITSSEKDSFIKERNYIYQYNPKYNELFPIRSSFPYLSLHLTKNKGLEIKIKEFKKMKNTFYFGPLISNKKYSELIKLLEHLLCYQDGTLIQNKDYDFWKQKFEWGKKLLTNRLELKKILDSRIKFFNEQLLFEESKKNQDVYELLEFNKQSQTQILNSGINQDVFGTFSNDKTLCIFIIKYVLGIQSRTEYFVLNIVEDEVATFNNFLHWYYNQVKFADKIILEKKWKEFNFNFHGDNITFAENKKLETLVLTANENAKHYITKETKDPLIFDKLAKVLNIPLIKGMVILDNSFQYNSNIVKGAAFYLENSRLITSLNRHFNLNQENGKSDSSYMYQNFKKYILELSRNNKKYKISVILCDGGMIQINAVKQVLKEENLQDVKVFGLVKNKKHETEKLIDAQNNEIKINDAKVFKFLSNIQTKIDGYVKFKRNVKKKKLEERNELENIDGIGKKTIEKLMSYFDGDLSKIMNASEKELCKIVDKIKAKSIYEYFLNKR from the coding sequence ATGAATTTAACCAAACAAAGAATTATTGATGAGGTTCCTGAAAAACCGGGTGTTTATTTTTGAAAAAATAAACAAGGTGAAATTCTTTATATTGGAAAAGCAGTAAATTTGAGAAAAAGAATGCTTCAATATTTTGATCCAAAAATGCAAAATTCTTTTAAAACGCCTTCTTTAAAAAAACTAATTTATGATTTTCAAATTGAAATAACCTCTAGCGAAAAAGATTCATTTATTAAAGAAAGAAATTATATTTATCAATACAATCCAAAATATAATGAACTTTTTCCAATAAGATCTAGTTTTCCCTATCTTTCTTTGCATTTAACTAAAAATAAAGGTCTTGAAATTAAAATAAAAGAATTTAAAAAAATGAAAAATACATTTTATTTTGGACCTTTAATTAGTAACAAAAAATATTCTGAATTAATAAAATTGCTCGAACATCTTCTTTGCTATCAAGATGGAACTTTAATTCAAAATAAAGACTATGATTTTTGAAAACAAAAATTTGAATGAGGCAAGAAATTATTAACTAATCGTCTTGAACTAAAGAAAATTTTAGACTCAAGAATTAAGTTTTTTAATGAGCAATTATTATTTGAAGAAAGCAAGAAAAATCAAGATGTTTATGAGCTATTAGAATTCAATAAACAAAGCCAGACCCAAATTTTAAATTCCGGCATTAATCAAGATGTTTTTGGAACTTTTTCAAATGATAAAACCTTGTGTATTTTTATTATTAAATATGTGCTCGGGATCCAAAGTAGAACTGAATATTTTGTACTCAATATTGTAGAAGATGAAGTTGCGACTTTCAATAATTTTTTACATTGATATTACAATCAAGTTAAATTTGCAGACAAAATTATTTTAGAGAAAAAATGAAAAGAATTTAACTTCAATTTTCATGGAGATAATATTACTTTTGCTGAAAATAAAAAACTTGAAACTCTTGTTCTTACTGCAAATGAAAATGCAAAACATTACATTACTAAAGAAACAAAAGATCCTTTGATTTTTGATAAACTTGCTAAAGTTTTAAATATTCCTTTAATCAAGGGAATGGTAATTCTTGATAACTCATTTCAATACAATAGCAACATAGTTAAAGGTGCAGCGTTCTATCTTGAAAATTCAAGATTAATTACAAGCCTCAATCGTCATTTCAATCTAAATCAAGAGAATGGGAAATCCGATAGTAGTTACATGTATCAAAACTTTAAAAAATATATTCTTGAACTTTCTAGAAATAACAAAAAATATAAAATTAGTGTTATTTTATGTGACGGCGGAATGATTCAAATCAATGCTGTTAAGCAAGTTTTAAAAGAAGAAAATCTTCAAGATGTTAAAGTTTTTGGATTAGTTAAAAATAAAAAACATGAAACTGAGAAATTAATTGATGCCCAAAATAATGAAATAAAAATAAATGATGCTAAAGTATTTAAATTTTTAAGTAACATTCAAACCAAAATTGATGGCTATGTTAAATTTAAAAGAAATGTTAAAAAGAAAAAACTTGAAGAAAGAAATGAACTTGAGAATATTGATGGAATTGGCAAGAAAACAATTGAAAAATTAATGAGTTATTTTGATGGTGATCTTTCAAAAATCATGAATGCTTCAGAAAAAGAACTTTGCAAAATAGTTGATAAAATTAAAGCAAAATCTATTTATGAATATTTTCTAAACAAAAGGTAA